The genomic stretch ACCCTACTCCCACTAGAGGCATACCCTACTCCCACTATAGGCATACCCTAGACCTACTACCATACTACCCTATACCCCATACTATACCACCCCACACCCTATAGGTTTATATCCTATACCTACTAGGGGACTACCCTAGACCTACTGGGGTATTACCCTATACCTACTGGAGGACTACCCTAGACCTACTGGGGTATTACCCTATACCTACTAGAGGACTACCCTGGACCTACTGGAGTACTACCCTATACCTACTAGAGGGATACCATAGACCTACTATAGTATTACCCTATACCCACTATAGGACTACCCTAGACCTACTAGAGGCATACCCTAGACCTACTACCATATTACCCTACACCGTATAGATATGTATCCTATACCCTATAGGGGGCATAGAGTTATTTGCCCCAAATATCCGTATTTTTCTTAAAGACCCCCTTCATATCGTAAAAGCTACGGGAGATTATCGCAAATCCGGCCGGTCATTATGGCGCATCCGGCCGAGGATTATGGCGCAAACGCACGGAGGTTATGGCGCATCCGCACGGAGATTATGGCAATTCTGGCCGGAGGTTATCGTAAATCCGTCCGGTAGTTATGGCGAATCCGCCGGGAGATTATCGTAAATCTGGCCGGGAGTTATGGCAAATCTGCGCGGAGGTTATGGCGCATCCGCCGGGAGGTTATCGTAAATCCAGCCGGACATTATGGCGCATCCGGCCGGGAGTTATGGCAAATCTGCACGGAGATTATCGTAAATCCGCCGGGAGGTTATGGCGCATCTGGCCGGGGGTTATGGCGAATCTGGCCGGAGGTTATGGCGCATTGTATGGGTGGTTATGGCGAACAGGATGGGGGGTTATGGTGAGGGGGGTGGGGGGACTATCCCCCCTCTTTGTAAGAGGTTGATTTATAAGGGGATAGGAGAGGCGAAAACACGAAAAACGGGCATTTTGGGTCTAAAAATGGGGGTATTTCTAGCTAAATTTCTTCAATGCCAGAGAGATATTTTTCAAGCCCTGTTTCAGGAGATGGGGTTTGGTGCCTGAGGCAATCCGGATATAGCCCGGCGTCCCAAAATATTCGCCCGGAACTACCGAGGTCTGGTAGCGTTGGAACAGGTGTTTCTGGAATTTGAACGAATCCTTGAACGGTAATTTGATGAAACAAACGATGCCGCCGGCCGGCTCAACCCATTTCAAACGCGGCTCGGTGGCTATCCAGTCCTTGATTATCTGGCGCTTATTCCCGACTATCTCTTTAGTGCGTTTTATCAGCGCTCCAATATGACGCATGCAGTATAGCGAAATCATCTGGGCCGGATAGGAGTCAACGGCCGACATATAATCATAGGTCCGGGAGAAGAGATAGGCCAGTTCCGGCGATGCCATAATCCAGCCGGTGCGCATCAGGCCCAGGCCATAGACCTTGGTTAAGCTGGACAGCGTTATGGCCATCGGGCTGGTCTTGCAGAACGGCCGACGTGGCTGGTCCCTCCTGAGGCGGGTCTGTGAGCTAAATTTCTGGTCGTCCCTTTCGACAAACAAGAAATCCTTATAGACCTCGTCACAGGCAATATAGACATGGTGTTTTTCGGCCACCTTGACCAATCCCCTGATAACGGCTTCATCCATCTTTACGCCGGAGGGATTATGCAGGTCGGTCAGGAAGATGAGTTTGGTCTTGCGGGTAATCAGGCGGTCCAACTCAGCCGGGTCCGGTTGCCAGTTATTTTCTATCCGCCTGTGTAAAGGAACTATCTTGGCGCCGAGCGACTGGGCTGAGCGTCTCATCGGCTCGTAGCACGGCGATTCCAGGATAATCTCATCCCCGCTTTTAAGCAGTCCGGCGCAGAGCAGGTAGATAGCCATATTTGCTCCGGCACACATGGCAATATTGGCTACCTTAACATTGTAATATTTAGCCAATTCCTGTTTCAAGGCCAGCGGGCCGTAGCTGTCTCTGGCATTATGATGGCTGTATAGTTCCAGATTCTTCATCTTGAAACCCATCTGGAGCAGTTCCTTGAGTTCCAGAGACGGCATGCCGCTTATCATCAGCGGGTATTTGATTTTTTCCAGGTCCAGCATCTTGACCCATTCGATGTGGTCGACCTTTAACATAGTAAGATAGTAAGTATTCAGTAAACAGTGGTCAGTAGACAGTTAATATAAAAGGATAATACAAATTACGGGAAGAATATCAATAAAAAGAGGAACACGAATAAGACGAACGGGAACGAATTACACGAATAAGAAATAATATTAACCACAAAGAGCACTAAGGTCACAAAGAATTCCCCATATTCACTTTGTGGTCTTTGTGTGCTTTGTGGTGAACGGAGGGGAATTCCTCATTGCGGTCATATCTTTGATGCTTTATCTTTGAGGAATCCCCCCTGATTAATTATTTCTTCTTTTCCAGGTTCATACCGCACTTGGGGCATCGGCCCGGTTCGGCCTGCGGCTCGATACAGCCCATCGGGCAGACATAGAGCGTCTGGGTCTCGCCCTTTTCCTCAACCTTTTCCGGCTTGGGCATCAGGGACAGGCATTTGTCAGACAGTTCGGTTGACTTCTTCATCAGATTGTTTGAGGTCTCAACCATCCCGGCCAGTTTGGCCATATCCGGTTTTTCCCCTTTGAGGGCGCGGTTGCATTCCGCCATCATAGTCAGCGATTTGGACATCATCTCCTGACAATGCGTCATCAAGGGTTTGACATCCTTGGTCTTATCCACTTCCTTGAGGAGCTTATCGGCTTCCTTAATGAGATTCTCCGGTGTCTTAGCCGCCTTACCCTTTCCGGCGCCGTGGTCGCATTTATCACCGCTACCGCATGATTTACCGCTGCCGCTGGCTTTATCGTGGCTGCCGCACGATTCGGCATAGATATAAATGCCTGCGGCCAGCACAGCAAACACCACCAGCCCTCCGGTTAACATCTTCCAATTTCCCATACAATACCTCCTCTGGCGCCGAAGCGCCATGGCGCCCTTATGGCGCCACTTTCTTAATAAAGTTATTAATGACATCCTCGCGAACCCGAATGCTTCTGATGGTCTGGTCCATCAGCGCCGGACGAACTGCTCCGGCAGGATACGCCCAAGAAGACAAATCCGGCCAGCAACACTACCGTCAAGAGTATTCTCATATTTAACGCCATTCCTTTCTTCGCATACTTTAACAAAATGAGATTGCTTCGTCCCTGGCGGGACTACCTCGGGACAGCAGTCCCGTAGGGGCGTCGCTTTGCTCCTCGCAATGACACTTTTTAGGCACCCTCATATATAATGTCACAACGACCTGAAAATATTACAAGATTCTGTGATTTATTGTGAATTCCGATAAGAATAAATTACCTTGGTGCCTTTTGGCGCCATAAGGGCGCCATGGCGCTTCGGCGCCAGTGGCTAATATCTTAGTGCTCTTTCAATTCCGGAATCTGTAGCTTTGATACATCCACCGTTCCTTCTTTCATCTCTCCATACCACTTCCAGAGCAGATAAATAGGCGGATAGACCAGGAGTTCCATAATAAACGAGGTAAACAGCCCGCCCACCATCGGCGCGGCAATACGTTTCATCATATCCGCTCCGGTACCGATTGACCACATTATCGGAATCAGGCCGATAAAGGTGGTGCCGACGGTCATCATCTTGGGCCGGATGCGCTTGACCGCTCCGTAAATCACGGCCTCGTGTAAATCATTGTAGGTCTTCATCGTGCCTTTGCGCACCCGGTCGTAATACGACAGGTCCAGGAACAGGAGCATAAAGACGCCGGTCTCGGCGTCCAGTCCCATCAGGGCTATCATGCCGACCCAGACCGCAATGGAAACGTTGTAATCCAGCAGATACATAAACCAGATTGCGCCGATAAGCGAGAACGGCACGGCCATCAGGACTATGAGCGTCTTGAACGTTGATTTGGTATTCAGATAAAGCAGGATAAAGATAATGAACAGGGTCAGCGGGATAACTATCTTGAGACGCTCCTTGACCCGGAGCATATTTTCATACTGACCGCTCCAGAGCAGGGAATATCCGGTCGGCATTGGAAGTTGCTCTTTGACTATCTTTTTGGCCT from Planctomycetota bacterium encodes the following:
- a CDS encoding aminotransferase class I/II-fold pyridoxal phosphate-dependent enzyme — encoded protein: MLKVDHIEWVKMLDLEKIKYPLMISGMPSLELKELLQMGFKMKNLELYSHHNARDSYGPLALKQELAKYYNVKVANIAMCAGANMAIYLLCAGLLKSGDEIILESPCYEPMRRSAQSLGAKIVPLHRRIENNWQPDPAELDRLITRKTKLIFLTDLHNPSGVKMDEAVIRGLVKVAEKHHVYIACDEVYKDFLFVERDDQKFSSQTRLRRDQPRRPFCKTSPMAITLSSLTKVYGLGLMRTGWIMASPELAYLFSRTYDYMSAVDSYPAQMISLYCMRHIGALIKRTKEIVGNKRQIIKDWIATEPRLKWVEPAGGIVCFIKLPFKDSFKFQKHLFQRYQTSVVPGEYFGTPGYIRIASGTKPHLLKQGLKNISLALKKFS